GATTGAAAGGCCGGGAGATCTGGCAGCGGTCGTTTCGTCATTGGAGCCAGGCGATGTCCTTTTCATTGATGAAATCCACCGGTTGAACCGATCGATCGAGGAAGTTCTTTATCCGGCTATGGAAGACTTTTGTCTCGACATCGTTGTCGGTAAAGGTCCTTCCGCTAAATCGATTCGCCTCGACCTTCCGCCATTTACGTTAATCGGTGCGACGACGAGGGCTGGTTCCTTATCAGCGCCGCTTCGTGACCGTTTTGGCGTGCCGCTCCGCCTTGAATATTATGGGGAAGGCCCATTGAAGGAAATCGTAATCAGAAGTGCGAGCCTATTCGATGTCGATATCGACTCCAATGCGGCGGTTGAAATAGCTAGACGCTCGAGGGGGACGCCTAGAATCGCCAACCGCCTCTTGCGCAGAGTGCGTGATTACGCGCAAGTCCGCGGAGACGGCAGCATTACAATGGATATCGCAAGGGAAGCGCTTGAAATGCTGCAAGTGGATTCACATGGACTTGATCATATTGACCATAAATTGCTTGTCAGTATGATTGAACGGTTCCGCGGCGGACCGGTCGGTATTGATACGATTGCGGCAAGCATTGGCGAGGAGTCCATAACGATTGAAGACGTTTATGAACCTTACTTGCTGCAAATCGGTTTCATTCAACGAACACCGCGCGGCCGAATTGCAACGAAACTCGCATATGATCATTTCGGTTACGTGGTCCCAGACGCGCTTACGTAATACTAATCAAGTAGTTCAATACTGCATAAAAGGAGTTCACCCGCATTATGGATGTAAATGATTTTGATTTTGAGTTGCCGGAAAGTCTCATTGCACAGACGCCTCTTGAAGATCGGACTGCAAGCAGATTGATGGTTTTGGATAAAGTGACAGGTGACGTCAAGCATCGTCAGTTCCGTCAAATTGTGGACGAGCTGCAGGAAGGGGATGTTATCGTACTGAACGATACACGTGTCCTGCCTGCCC
The genomic region above belongs to Sporosarcina sp. Marseille-Q4943 and contains:
- the ruvB gene encoding Holliday junction branch migration DNA helicase RuvB, with translation MERVISSEQSNYDDSFEQSLRPQTLQQYIGQETVKDNLSIFIQAAKGRSESLDHVLLYGPPGLGKTTLATVIANEMGVNVKMTSGPAIERPGDLAAVVSSLEPGDVLFIDEIHRLNRSIEEVLYPAMEDFCLDIVVGKGPSAKSIRLDLPPFTLIGATTRAGSLSAPLRDRFGVPLRLEYYGEGPLKEIVIRSASLFDVDIDSNAAVEIARRSRGTPRIANRLLRRVRDYAQVRGDGSITMDIAREALEMLQVDSHGLDHIDHKLLVSMIERFRGGPVGIDTIAASIGEESITIEDVYEPYLLQIGFIQRTPRGRIATKLAYDHFGYVVPDALT